From Granulicella cerasi, a single genomic window includes:
- a CDS encoding phosphoketolase family protein, with the protein MSPTVEVVLTAEELRKMNAYWRACNYLAVGMIYLRENPLLREPLKPEHIKNRLLGHWGSDPGQSFTWIHLNRLIKKYDLNVIYVSGPGHGAPATLANSYLEGHYSEIYPDRSQDEAGMLRFFRQFSFPGGIGSHCTPETPGSIHEGGELGYSLSHAYGAAFDNPDLIVTCVVGDGEAETGPLATSWHSNKFLNPIRDGAVLPVLHLNGYKIANPTILARISRRELEGLFLGYGYTPYFVEGNDPDTMHQLMAATMEKCILEIRSIQEQARSTGKFERPLWPMIVLRSPKGWTGPKEVDGHKVEDFWRAHQVPVLDPVTNSKSLKIVEDWMRSYKPEELFDELGRFVPELQELAPEGSRRISANLHANGGLLRKPLNLPRFQDYAVEVKTPGQKYVSPTATAATFLADVMRQNMTSFRVFGPDETASNKLDGIYKASEKIWVAEYKPEDADGTEIAVDGRVMEMLSEHTLEGWYEGYVLTGRHGFFSTYESFVHVIDSMFNQHAKWLEKSKTELGWRAPISSINLLITSLVWRQDHNGFTHQDPGFLDVVTNKSPEVVRIYMPPDANCLLSVVDHCLRSEDYYNVIVSDKQPHLTFLDMDAAVKHCTKGIGIWDWASTDAGDDPDVVMASAGDVPTMESLAAVAILKEKFPDLKIRFVNVVDLFRLMPDIEHPHGLSDRDFDSLFTKDKPVIFNFHSYASLIHKLAYRRTNHANFHVRGYKEKGNINTPLELAIINQIDRFNLAIDVIDRVSHLQKTGAHVKDWLKEQIIEHLNYAYAEGIDKPEIRDWTWPIK; encoded by the coding sequence ATGAGCCCCACTGTCGAAGTCGTACTCACCGCCGAAGAGCTCAGGAAGATGAATGCCTACTGGAGAGCCTGCAACTATCTGGCGGTCGGCATGATCTATCTGAGGGAAAATCCTTTGCTCAGAGAGCCGCTGAAGCCGGAGCACATCAAGAACAGGTTGCTGGGCCATTGGGGTTCTGACCCAGGGCAGTCGTTCACATGGATTCATCTCAATCGGTTGATCAAGAAATACGATCTGAATGTGATTTACGTCTCCGGTCCGGGGCATGGAGCGCCCGCAACACTTGCTAATAGCTACCTCGAGGGGCATTACTCCGAAATCTATCCCGATCGAAGCCAGGACGAGGCGGGCATGCTTCGCTTCTTCCGGCAATTCTCATTTCCAGGTGGTATAGGCAGCCACTGCACCCCGGAAACACCGGGTTCCATCCACGAGGGTGGAGAACTTGGTTACAGCCTCTCTCACGCGTACGGCGCAGCCTTCGATAACCCCGATCTGATCGTGACCTGCGTGGTGGGCGATGGAGAAGCTGAGACCGGCCCCCTTGCCACGTCATGGCATTCCAATAAATTTCTTAATCCCATCCGCGATGGCGCCGTACTGCCTGTCCTTCACCTGAATGGGTACAAGATCGCCAATCCCACGATCCTGGCGCGCATCTCGCGCCGTGAGCTCGAAGGGCTCTTTCTTGGATACGGCTACACGCCCTACTTCGTTGAGGGAAACGATCCCGATACCATGCATCAGCTCATGGCGGCGACCATGGAAAAATGCATTCTTGAAATACGGTCGATTCAGGAACAGGCGCGAAGCACCGGGAAGTTTGAGCGGCCACTCTGGCCGATGATCGTGCTTCGCTCACCCAAAGGCTGGACTGGTCCAAAAGAGGTCGACGGCCACAAGGTCGAAGACTTTTGGCGGGCCCACCAGGTGCCGGTGCTGGATCCGGTGACGAACAGCAAGAGTCTGAAAATCGTCGAAGACTGGATGCGGAGTTATAAGCCGGAAGAGCTCTTCGACGAATTGGGAAGGTTCGTCCCGGAACTGCAGGAGCTGGCTCCGGAGGGTTCGCGCCGTATTAGCGCGAACCTGCATGCGAACGGCGGTCTGCTTCGCAAGCCGTTGAACCTTCCCCGCTTCCAGGACTACGCGGTCGAGGTGAAGACTCCCGGGCAAAAGTATGTCTCTCCGACCGCGACAGCCGCAACGTTCCTGGCCGACGTCATGCGTCAGAACATGACCAGCTTCCGCGTTTTCGGTCCGGACGAAACAGCTTCCAACAAACTGGACGGGATCTATAAGGCCTCGGAGAAGATCTGGGTCGCCGAGTACAAGCCGGAAGACGCGGACGGAACCGAGATAGCAGTCGATGGACGTGTGATGGAGATGCTCAGCGAGCATACGCTTGAGGGCTGGTACGAGGGCTATGTTCTTACGGGACGTCATGGCTTCTTCTCCACCTATGAGTCCTTCGTTCATGTTATCGACTCCATGTTCAACCAGCATGCGAAGTGGCTCGAGAAATCGAAGACCGAACTTGGATGGCGAGCCCCAATCTCCTCGATCAACCTGCTGATCACCTCCCTCGTATGGCGGCAGGACCATAATGGCTTCACGCATCAGGATCCGGGCTTTCTGGATGTAGTCACGAATAAGAGTCCTGAAGTGGTCCGGATTTATATGCCACCGGACGCGAATTGCCTGCTCAGCGTGGTAGACCACTGCCTTCGCTCCGAGGACTACTACAACGTCATCGTCTCGGACAAGCAGCCCCATCTGACCTTCCTCGATATGGATGCCGCGGTGAAACACTGCACCAAGGGGATCGGCATCTGGGATTGGGCCAGTACAGATGCAGGCGATGATCCCGACGTCGTCATGGCCTCTGCCGGCGATGTACCAACCATGGAGTCTCTCGCCGCAGTTGCGATTCTGAAAGAAAAGTTTCCTGATCTGAAGATTCGGTTTGTCAACGTTGTGGATCTCTTCCGGCTGATGCCGGACATCGAACATCCCCATGGACTATCGGACCGCGATTTCGACTCGTTGTTCACGAAAGACAAGCCGGTCATCTTCAATTTTCACAGCTATGCATCGCTCATCCACAAACTGGCATATCGGCGAACCAATCATGCGAACTTTCATGTGCGCGGATACAAGGAGAAGGGCAACATCAATACGCCGCTCGAGCTCGCAATCATCAACCAGATTGATCGGTTCAATCTGGCGATCGACGTAATTGACCGTGTGTCGCACTTGCAAAAGACGGGTGCACACGTGAAGGACTGGCTCAAGGAGCAGATCATCGAACACCTGAACTATGCCTATGCGGAAGGAATCGATAAGCCGGAGATTCGTGATTGGACCTGGCCCATCAAGTAG
- a CDS encoding acetate/propionate family kinase has product MADEHKNTILILNSGSSSLKFGLFAPGYEDEEQLLSGSAEGIGRESGSLRIRAADGTVLREQSPVLESQPDALRSLAAALDEHLRTSPVAIGHRIVHGGPHLRNHQLLTPSVLDQLAAAEHFAPLHIPLALTLVKQAQEIFPQIPHFACFDTAFHNTMPEVATHLPLPQRYFEQGVMRFGFHGLSYESIVHRLGTAVPERAVFAHLGNGSSVTAVRNGLSIDTSMGLTPTGGVPMGTRTGDLDPGVLLYLMRSEGLGVDALEALVDRESGLFGLSKGESDMHQLLQRVAARDAAAVLALEGFCIAVRKFIASYAALMGGLDLLVFTGGIGEHSAEVREKICAGLSFLGLDLGDRDGKLMVMRAEEELQMARHCRRLLGTLSASGAGVEEE; this is encoded by the coding sequence GTGGCAGATGAGCACAAGAATACAATTCTCATCCTGAACAGTGGTTCCTCTTCTCTCAAGTTCGGTCTGTTCGCGCCGGGTTATGAGGATGAGGAACAGCTGCTTTCAGGGAGTGCTGAAGGCATCGGGCGCGAGTCCGGAAGCCTCCGTATTCGAGCAGCCGATGGGACCGTACTTAGGGAACAGTCGCCTGTACTCGAATCGCAGCCAGATGCGCTGCGTTCTCTCGCGGCCGCACTCGACGAACACCTCCGCACATCCCCGGTTGCGATCGGACACCGCATTGTTCATGGCGGCCCTCATCTCCGGAACCATCAGTTGCTGACTCCTTCCGTTCTCGATCAACTCGCTGCCGCCGAACACTTCGCGCCGTTGCACATCCCCCTTGCCTTGACGCTCGTAAAGCAGGCTCAGGAGATCTTCCCTCAAATTCCTCACTTTGCCTGTTTCGACACGGCCTTTCACAACACGATGCCCGAAGTTGCGACCCATCTTCCATTGCCGCAACGCTATTTCGAGCAAGGAGTAATGCGCTTCGGGTTTCACGGACTCTCCTACGAGTCCATCGTGCATCGTCTGGGCACGGCGGTTCCTGAGAGGGCTGTGTTCGCGCATCTTGGGAATGGGTCGAGTGTTACAGCCGTGCGGAACGGACTGTCCATCGATACCTCTATGGGTTTGACGCCAACCGGAGGAGTTCCCATGGGAACCCGCACCGGCGATCTCGATCCCGGCGTTCTGCTGTACCTGATGAGGAGCGAAGGTCTGGGCGTCGATGCTCTCGAAGCCCTGGTCGATCGGGAGAGCGGACTATTCGGTCTGTCCAAGGGCGAGAGCGACATGCATCAGCTGCTGCAACGTGTGGCGGCCCGGGATGCCGCGGCCGTGCTTGCCCTGGAGGGATTCTGTATAGCCGTACGGAAATTCATTGCCAGCTACGCTGCCCTCATGGGAGGCCTGGACCTTCTCGTTTTCACCGGCGGAATCGGAGAACACAGCGCCGAAGTAAGAGAGAAAATCTGCGCTGGTCTATCATTCCTTGGTCTCGATCTCGGAGACCGCGACGGAAAGCTTATGGTGATGCGTGCAGAGGAGGAACTTCAGATGGCTCGGCACTGCCGAAGACTACTCGGCACTCTCTCGGCTTCAGGTGCTGGCGTCGAGGAGGAATAG
- the tnpA gene encoding IS66-like element accessory protein TnpA, with amino-acid sequence MGQFVAVRSPRRRWSVEERRRIVEETLEPGASVARVAQRYGVNANQVFGWRRLYEGGGLQALPQASVKLLPVSIDDVPEAAQAQVSPSASSRGTIHIELPGRAMISVEGAVDAALWDRFDRRRLRISKKTPFEWRF; translated from the coding sequence ATGGGCCAGTTCGTAGCTGTGCGGTCACCGCGGCGGCGGTGGAGTGTTGAGGAGCGGCGAAGGATCGTAGAAGAGACGCTGGAGCCTGGCGCATCGGTTGCGCGTGTGGCGCAGCGATATGGAGTGAACGCGAACCAGGTCTTCGGGTGGCGCAGGCTGTACGAGGGCGGCGGCTTACAAGCGCTGCCGCAGGCCTCCGTTAAGCTGCTGCCGGTCAGCATCGACGACGTGCCCGAAGCAGCCCAGGCGCAGGTGAGCCCCAGTGCTTCGTCTCGCGGCACGATCCACATCGAACTGCCCGGGCGAGCGATGATCAGCGTTGAAGGCGCCGTGGATGCGGCGCTTTGGGACCGATTCGACAGAAGGCGGCTCCGCATCTCCAAGAAAACTCCCTTCGAATGGCGATTTTGA
- a CDS encoding SDR family NAD(P)-dependent oxidoreductase translates to MTQAMPGWDSGYVLRSARSLLLTASGQQKDSNVSQQRNTSPLQTSKLTTLEQFSNMIALNNTALTALSKAALMLFQKKNTGSIVNIGSGVGFAPLPMVPVYGPTKAYVMQFTQILQPQVAGTGIRVQLVTPGAVLSEGWDVAGALILTP, encoded by the coding sequence ATGACGCAAGCCATGCCCGGATGGGATTCGGGATATGTGCTGCGATCTGCGCGCTCATTGCTACTTACCGCATCTGGGCAACAGAAAGACAGCAACGTATCGCAGCAGAGGAATACCTCGCCGCTCCAGACCTCAAAATTGACGACGCTGGAACAGTTCAGCAACATGATTGCGCTCAACAACACCGCACTGACGGCCTTATCCAAAGCAGCACTTATGCTCTTCCAAAAGAAGAACACCGGAAGCATCGTCAATATCGGCTCAGGAGTTGGTTTTGCCCCGTTGCCCATGGTTCCTGTCTATGGTCCCACCAAGGCATACGTGATGCAGTTCACACAGATTCTTCAGCCGCAGGTAGCCGGAACGGGAATTCGCGTTCAGCTTGTTACCCCTGGCGCAGTGCTGTCGGAAGGATGGGATGTTGCTGGGGCGCTGATCTTGACCCCTTGA
- a CDS encoding VirB8/TrbF family protein — protein MSAHTVHVGSALTSEQALLTDKIGNEVYSSHYSERQAYRFVIGCGAMLLCGSMWLNFSLAHRPIASRYIRIDEMGRAQAIQYSDLNYSPREGEVRTYLTDWVNYRFTINREVIAKKYPLNYYFLAQPLAAQLMATDNDSHLVSQVTGGQVESGDVQVRNVTITSMSEETVQGVRVARGTALITLDKLYSEHTSHQPRTEHWLLSATYYLNPKQVSDQAKIFPQYEFINPLGLTLTEFHENRVSVDVQTPGTTEANTNAIAQPTPGAGR, from the coding sequence ATGTCAGCACACACAGTTCACGTTGGATCGGCGCTTACATCGGAGCAAGCCTTGCTCACGGACAAGATCGGCAACGAGGTCTACTCGTCGCACTACTCAGAGCGCCAAGCCTACCGCTTTGTGATTGGTTGCGGCGCTATGCTTCTCTGCGGATCCATGTGGCTCAACTTCTCGTTGGCTCATCGCCCGATCGCCAGTCGATACATCCGAATCGACGAGATGGGGCGCGCTCAGGCAATTCAATACAGTGATCTGAACTACAGCCCACGCGAAGGGGAAGTGCGTACCTATCTCACGGATTGGGTGAACTATCGTTTCACCATCAATCGGGAGGTCATCGCAAAGAAATATCCGTTGAACTACTACTTCCTCGCGCAGCCGCTGGCTGCGCAGCTCATGGCTACTGACAACGATAGCCATCTTGTCTCTCAGGTCACGGGAGGACAGGTCGAGTCGGGTGATGTTCAGGTGCGCAACGTGACCATCACCTCCATGTCCGAGGAGACCGTCCAAGGCGTCCGTGTGGCCCGAGGAACGGCGCTCATCACGCTGGACAAGCTCTACTCAGAACACACCTCTCATCAGCCGCGTACGGAGCATTGGCTGCTGTCCGCAACGTACTATCTGAATCCGAAGCAGGTCAGCGATCAGGCGAAGATCTTCCCTCAGTATGAGTTCATCAATCCGCTCGGGCTTACGTTGACAGAGTTCCATGAGAACCGTGTTTCTGTGGACGTACAGACGCCCGGCACAACCGAAGCGAATACGAACGCCATCGCCCAGCCCACTCCGGGGGCAGGACGATGA
- a CDS encoding type IV secretion system protein, protein MSIALLAQALPSASSGMDWLYQFTNNLTNLTTQNGGALTQLGAIELSCIALFTLVSMVVNWNTSGMTLRLHHHPVRAGDLTNFLMKLIICSLMLNYWVNPFPGASFGINHFFSYIAQAMVAAFDQNSLDQLLQLLKTAGDGTAMPSFTAPVEILCYVLVQIMLGLASAILFVINVSAFILYGVTALFGPVFIPLLMMQSYRAKFFQFLDVLISFAMIRAVAAAFIYVWAGFMNGFLQQTFNGNYSMEMWIANLIPCLMVFVAFVINMLFIPSMTQAIFGGAAGMAGSVGNAIGKVASSAAMAGAGAA, encoded by the coding sequence ATGAGCATCGCACTTCTCGCACAAGCGTTACCTTCCGCAAGCTCGGGTATGGACTGGCTCTACCAGTTCACGAACAACCTCACGAATCTCACCACGCAGAACGGTGGTGCGCTGACTCAACTCGGTGCAATCGAGCTGAGCTGCATCGCGCTCTTCACTCTTGTGAGTATGGTCGTGAACTGGAACACGAGTGGGATGACCTTGCGGCTTCATCATCATCCTGTCCGCGCTGGCGATCTCACCAACTTCCTGATGAAGCTCATCATCTGCAGCTTGATGCTCAACTACTGGGTCAACCCGTTTCCCGGAGCGAGCTTTGGCATCAATCACTTCTTCTCGTACATCGCCCAAGCGATGGTGGCGGCATTTGATCAGAATTCGCTCGATCAACTCTTACAGCTTCTGAAGACCGCCGGGGACGGGACGGCAATGCCGTCCTTCACTGCGCCCGTTGAGATCCTCTGCTATGTGCTCGTCCAGATCATGCTCGGCCTCGCCTCGGCGATCCTCTTCGTCATCAATGTAAGCGCCTTCATCCTGTACGGAGTGACTGCTCTCTTCGGTCCGGTCTTCATTCCTCTTCTGATGATGCAGAGCTATCGTGCGAAGTTCTTCCAGTTTCTTGACGTGCTCATCAGCTTCGCCATGATCCGCGCCGTTGCCGCCGCGTTCATTTATGTCTGGGCTGGATTCATGAACGGGTTCCTTCAGCAAACGTTCAATGGGAACTACTCGATGGAAATGTGGATCGCGAATCTCATCCCATGCCTGATGGTCTTCGTTGCCTTCGTCATCAACATGCTTTTCATCCCGAGCATGACTCAGGCGATCTTCGGCGGTGCCGCTGGTATGGCTGGAAGCGTGGGAAATGCGATCGGCAAAGTGGCTTCAAGCGCCGCCATGGCGGGCGCGGGAGCCGCTTGA